A stretch of DNA from Acidobacteriota bacterium:
TCTCGGTTCGATTTCCGATCCTGGATCTGGTGTTTGGCACCTTCTACCTTCCGAAAACAGGCGAAAATCCATTTCCAGCCCAGTATGGAATTTCCGATGATGTACCATTGAACTATTTGAAGCACCTGGCTTATCCGTTTTGGCCATTCTGGTGGAAACAAAAACCGGAACCGGTTGAAGGCATACCATTGGATGGGTTCCCCGCAAGTGATTCTGAAAACAATAATGGAATTGAACCGACACCGACAGAGCCGTAAGGCCAGATTCTGCGGGTTCATATCGTTTCAGGCCAGGATTCAGGAACAGACAATTCTTTCAAGGGCAGAGAGGACTCTTTAGAATTTTTGCCTCATCAGTGTGAGTGCTTCGAGGGCTTGATCCAGATGTTCTTTGGTGTGGGTGGCCATCACGGTCATTCGCAGCCGACAGGTGCCGGCTGGGACAGTTGGTGGGCGGATGCCCTGGGCAAAAATTCCTCGGGTTTTGAGAAATTCCATGGCCTGCATTGTTCGGGTCTCGTCCCCAAGCACAATTGGATAAATCGGGGCTTCCGGTACGGTGTGCAGCAGTCCCAATTCACACAGACCGGTTCCAAAGTCGTGCATTGCCTGGTGCAGCCGGTGCAGGTGATCAGGTTCGGTTTGAATCAAACGGAGGGCTTCGATGGCGGCGGCTACTGGTGCGGGCGGCAGGCCAGTGGTGAAAATAAACGACCGCGCCCGGTTGATCAGCAGTTCGATAAATGGTTCTGGCGCAACCACATAGGCACCAAACCCCCCCAGCGCCTTTCCAAGTGTCCCCATCTGAAGTTCAACCCGATCCGTTAACCCAAGCTGGTTGACCAACCCTCGTCCTTGTTCGCCCAAAACCCCAGTTCCGTGCGCTTCATCAACCATCACCCAGGCGTTATGGAGCGAAGCCAGTTCCACAATTTCAGTGAGCGGGGCTGTATCACCATCCATTGAGAAAACTGAATCCGTCACAATCAATTTTCGTCGAGCTGAGGGATAAGCCTCTAGTTTAGCTGCCAGATCAACCATATCTCGATGCGCATACACGATTGTTCGAGCACGGCTTAACCGGCTGCCATCAATAATGCTGGCGTGGTTGAGCGCATCGGAAAAGATAACATCGCCGTCCTGCATCAAGGCTGGAATGATCCCGGTGTTGGCGTGGTATCCGCTGTTAAAGAGCAGGGCGCGAACCAGTGATGATTGACTTCCTTTAAAGCTGGCCAGGACGGCTTCAAGTTGTTGATGGAGTTCAAGATTGCCGCAAATTGATCGGCTGGCGGTGCTGCCCGTACCCCAAAGCCGGGTGGCGGCTTCAGCAGCAATTTTCAGGCGGGGATGAGTGGCGAGTCCGAGGTAATTATTGCTTGAAAAATTCAGCAGGCGTTCGCCGTCAATGATGACTTCGGCTTCGGGGGGACTGCTGACCGTGCGCAATGACCGATACCGCCCTTGCTGGCGGATACTGGAGAGTTCGTCGTGGAGGGACTGGATATTGCGCATTTAGGGGTTCAGGGTTCCTTAAAATACACGCTTACAAATCAGGTGTGCTTTCTCCATTCTCAAGTTGTTCGGCAATGACCCGAAATGCAAGTGCCTGAACTTTGATCCGTGCCTGGTCTTGTGTTTCACCATAGGCAAGGACTCCTGGTAATTCAATCACTTCCGCAATCCAGCGTCCATCAGTTTCTAGTTCAGTTTCAATTGTATAATTGATCAACATGGTCATGCTCTTACTATCAGTTGTCAGTGATCTGAATGTAACCCAATCAATTCGAAAACCCCGAACCCCGAACCCCGAACCCCGAACCCCGAACCCCGAACCCCGAACCCCGAACCCCGAACCCCGAAGAATGCTCAGCAGCCAGGGTCAGGAATTTGTCCAGATGTGCCGCCGAAACCGTGACCAGCATGCGCGATGGCGTTTCGCCAAACAACAGCCCGGCAATCGAAAGATCGGCCAGCGCACCTTCACGTTTCATATCAATTGCCATCCCAAGGGCTGAACGGCCATGCAGTGAAAAACTCAGTTCGGCCAGTGCCAGCAGC
This window harbors:
- a CDS encoding type II toxin-antitoxin system HicB family antitoxin, producing MNYTIETELETDGRWIAEVIELPGVLAYGETQDQARIKVQALAFRVIAEQLENGESTPDL
- the bioF gene encoding 8-amino-7-oxononanoate synthase; its protein translation is MRNIQSLHDELSSIRQQGRYRSLRTVSSPPEAEVIIDGERLLNFSSNNYLGLATHPRLKIAAEAATRLWGTGSTASRSICGNLELHQQLEAVLASFKGSQSSLVRALLFNSGYHANTGIIPALMQDGDVIFSDALNHASIIDGSRLSRARTIVYAHRDMVDLAAKLEAYPSARRKLIVTDSVFSMDGDTAPLTEIVELASLHNAWVMVDEAHGTGVLGEQGRGLVNQLGLTDRVELQMGTLGKALGGFGAYVVAPEPFIELLINRARSFIFTTGLPPAPVAAAIEALRLIQTEPDHLHRLHQAMHDFGTGLCELGLLHTVPEAPIYPIVLGDETRTMQAMEFLKTRGIFAQGIRPPTVPAGTCRLRMTVMATHTKEHLDQALEALTLMRQKF